In the genome of Ziziphus jujuba cultivar Dongzao chromosome 10, ASM3175591v1, the window TGAGACTTTCTTTACCTGACCATGACCAGGTATGGGTGgaatttcaatatgaaaaactaCTTGGATTTTGTTTCCGGTGTGGACTTTTGGGACACACCCAAAAAGATTATGATATGGTAGATGCTGGTTGTGGGGAACAATATGGAGCATGGTTGCGTGCAAACCATTCTGTGCCTCTGTCTTTTGGTGGGAAACCTGCTCGGCGGAAACCTGTTCTTCCCACTATTTCAAATGATGAAGTTTCATCTCACTCTTTAGTTCCATCAAACTCTGGTGCAAAATCTAATCCACCAATTGTATCTTCGTCGAGGATTGCTAAGATTGGTCCTGGTAGCGGGGAAGAGGCGGCGGCGGTGCATGGGGCGGTTACTGGGACGGTTTTAGTTCAAAGCGGTTGTGAGAGTGATAACATGCAACTGCTCCTTCCAGATCCATATGCTGATGTGGCAGATTTAACAAATTGCTCAAAACTCAAGACCCCGATAGCGTTTTCTTGATGGAAACGAAACTTCTGTCTCGACAACTTGAGAGGCTTCGTCTTTACAGCAGTATGGCGGGTGTGTTTGGTGTTGACTGTGTTGGTTTAAGTGGTGGTTTGGCTCTTCTGTGGAAACAAAGTTTAAATGTTTCAATCAAATCTTTCTCACCAGGCCACATTGATTCAATTGTTGTTCACCCATCTAAGGGGCCTTTCAGATTAACGGGCTTCTATGGAAATCCTGATCCCAGATTGAGGCAATTCTCTTGGCAGttattggaaaaattaaaattgatctgTACTTTGGGATGGTTCCTAATTGGGGATTTTAATGAGATTTTGCAACCTACTGATAAGTTGGGTGGGAGATCACGTATGGAATGGCAGGTTGATGGCTTCAGAAAGGTATTGGATGACTACTTCTTACGTTCAATACCATATATAGGGTACAAATTTACTTGGAATAATAAAAAGAGTGGAACTACAAATGTTCAAGAATATATTGATAGGTGTTTTGCAAATTTTGAAGGCCAAAATCTATTCCCTCATGGTGTTGTGCAGCATCTTCCAAACTCTGTTCCTGATCATCAGGTATTATGCTTGCTCTTGGATGGTACTGCCCAACTAGACCTTCGTCCAGGGAATAGATTTCATTTTGAATCGGTTTGGTTGGGAGAACTTGAGTGTGCAAATATTATTGATGAGGAGTGGAACTTTACTCCTAGTGGAACTGTCACTATGCATGATGTTATTCAAAAAGTAAATACCTGTGCTAAGAAACTGAGAAGATGGAATaagtattcatttaattatattaatcacCGGCTCACATGTTGTTACCAAACATTATCAGACCTCCAGTATAAATCACCAACTATTGATAATATGAGGGAACTCCATCAAGTTGAAGATGAAATAAATTGTTTACTTGATAAGGAGGAATCTCGATGGAAACAGCATTCCAGAGCATGTTGGTTATGAGAAGGGGACCGAAATACCAGGTATTTTCACGTTCATGCGAGTTCTCGTCGTCAACGGAATTTGATTAGAGGTGTAATGGATTCGAATGGGTTATGGTCTTCAAGTCCGCAGCATGTAGTTGGGGCTTTCATGGCTTATTTCCAGGATCTGTTTACTACTAAAGGAAGTCATATTGAGAGTGATTTAAGCTTTGGAGTAAGGGGACGCGTTACGGATTTCATGAATGCCAAGCTTTGCAAACCGTTTACAGCAGATGAATTAAGAACCAGTTTGTTTCAAATGAATCCTTCAAAGGCTCCGGGACATGATGGTTTTCCTGCAATGTTCTATCAACATTACTGGCCTTCCATTGGAGCAACCATAACTGAAGCATGTCTACAGATTCTAAATGATGGAGCAGATATGGGCAACATTAACCACACTCTAATTGCTTTAGTGCCTAAGGTTAGTGACCCTTCTAATGTTTCTGATTACCGGCCAATTAGTTTATGCTCTGTTATCTATAAAATGATCTCGAAAACTCTTGTGAATCGTCTAAAGGCTTTTCTACCTAAACTTATTTCGGAAGAACAGAGTGCTTTCGTTCCAGGAAGGCAAATCACAGATAATGTTTTAGTGGCCTTTGAACGCATGCATTTTATTGGTAAAAAACATTTGGGTCAAACCGGTCTTATGGCATTTGTTACGTAATtgggagaaaaaacaaatagcaacggaaacaaagaaagcgaagaacaaacacaaaatttACGTGGAAACTCTTGACGGGAAAAATCATGGGCagagagaagcaaatccaatatcgaaaaattggtacaaaggtgagaAAAATTACGCGATATCCTAAAAccccaattacagccgaaaaacccaaaaatatcaaaatatatattgtacggaaGACACCTTAAAATTGAACAGATCCGTACCGCGGGGGTGCTGCCctcggcccgagacctccgcttccaccacagagccccaaatttttctccaaaattagtttcatcaaatgggtcgcaccgcgagcttttcgagtcgggtcaacaagaattcgggtcaccaACTCTAACAGCATTTAAATTAGATATGAGTAAGGCCTATGATTGGGTGGAATGGGATTTTTTACGGTGGATAATTCAAGAAATGGGTTTTAGTGCAAGGTGGATAAACCTAGTCATGGCTTATGTTACCGGAGTTTCTTATTCACTTTTAATTAATGGCAGACAGCAGGGTTTCTTTGAACCTACTTGTGGCTTACGGCAAGGTGATCCTTTATCACCCTATCTTTTCTCATTTGTCTCTGAAGGACTCTCTTGCTTACTTCGGAAGTCTTTATTTTCCAACCTGCTTACTGGGATATCAATTGCACCGTCTTCTCCGCCAATTTCTCATCTATTTTTTGCTGATGATACTATTTTGTTTACCCATGCTACCCCAAGTGATTGTCAGCAAATATTATCAATTCTCCATTTATATGAAAGAGCTTCAGGCCAGAAGATTAATATGCAGAAGACGGTGGCAACTTTCAGTCCTAACACACCATAATCGGTTCGAAATATTGTGTTTCAAGAGTTTCAAATTGAACGTAATTGTGGTCATGATAGATATCTTGGTTTACCGTCATTTATTGGTAGGAGAAAGGTTGAGCTTTTTCAGTCTATTAAAGAACAGGTGTGGCATAAATTGGAGGGTTGGAATGGAAACTTATTATCTAGGGGAGGGAAGGAGATTCTTCTTAAGGCTGTTATTCAATCTATACCAACATATACAATGAGTTGTTTCAAACTTCCAAAGAAGTTGATAAAAGATTTAACTGGTTTAATGACCCGATTTTGGTGGGGTTCTTATGCTGGAAAGAAAGGTCTTCCATGGAAAAATTGGATGCAAACCAAAGTCTCAAGGTGGACTAGGCTTCCGGTCCCTAGATGAATTCAACCGTGCTTTGCTAGCAAAACAGTGTTGTAGAATCATTAGAAATCCCAGTTCTTTACTAGCAAGAGTGGTGAAGGCAAAGTATTTCCCACAATGCTCCTTTTGGGAAGCAGGTATTGGTCGCCAACCATCCCATTCTTGGCGTAGTCTTGTATGGGGGAGAAGAATTATGGAGACTCGTGGGATATGGCGTGTTGGTGATGGAAAATCCATTCGTATATATAAAGATTCTTGGCTACCAGGGGTGGGCTCATCTCGAATATTGTCTCCTAGAATCTTACCTGAGGATGCTACAGTGGCATGTTTACTTACTGATTCTGGAGCTTGGAATTTAAATCTGTTACAAGCTTCTTTCTCTACTGATGAGGTTGAAGTCATTAAAAATATCCCAATTGATGGTGCTAATAAGGCGGACCGTTTTGCATGGAAATTTAGTCCTACGAGTGTCTACATGGTTAGAACTGGTTATTGGGAAGCTAGGAAGCTTGGGGTTGGAAATCAAATTAGTGGCCCTAGTGATTCGACTGTTCATACATGGTGGAAAGGTCTCTGGAAATTATCAATTCCAAACAAGGTTAAGGTTTTTATATGGCATGCATGTCAGGATGCTATTCCTTGTCTATCTTCCCTAGCCTCACGTCACATAACTGATATTAAAGAGTGTCCATTATGTCACCAAGCTGAGGAAACTACATTACATGCTTTATGGAGTTGTATGCATGCAACCCATATTTGGAAGcaattagaattctataaagAACTGAAGTATGGTGTCTATGATTCTTTTACTGCTTTATGTTTCTATGTGTTTACACAATGTCCAGAATTCCATCTAGAGAAATTTTAATGGGCATGGTGGTGTTTGTGGAATAAACGAAATGACCTCATACATGGCAATTGTATTAAATCTGATACTCAATTGTTGGACTCTATTTCGCGATTGCATGTGGAGTTTAAAGAGGCTACGATGAGTACCAATATCCAACGTTCGAACAGAGCACACCAACGGTCATGGAAGTAATTTTAAGATAAATGTGGATGTCTCTGTTCTGGCTAGACAAAACAGAGTTGGGATTGGCATGGTAGTGCGGAATTCTTCTGGTGAATTGATGGGAGCTATGGCAAAACCTTTTGAAGTTTCCTGGTCTGTCATGTATTCTGAACTCATGGCTATTTGTGTGGCAATAGATTTCTGCATGGAAGCTGGTTTCGTCCATGGTGAAATTATAAGTGATTGTCTGGGGGCAGTTCATGCGGCCAATGTGGGTTTACCAGAAGCTAGTTTGGATGAGAACTGTTTTTTGGTTGAAAGACTACAAAAGTTATTAACATTATGTCCAAATCTTACACTTTCTTTTGAGtccagggaaaaaaataatgtagCCCACTGTATTGGAAAATATGCTACGGAGATCTCTAATTTAGAAACATGGCTTGCGGAGGGCCCACAGTGGCTTCTCAATTTGCTTTGTGCTGATATGTATAATGATTTAATGTGATATATGATATTTTacctctttttaaaaaaaaaaaaaacaataaagaatGAGACGTAGCCCTTTTCCTTCTTAAAATATTCAGTTTCAATACTACGTGGCATTTTCTggtcttttttcccttcttgaTCGCTGGGATTTCTTATGGTATTTAAGATAcgacatggtttttttttttttttttttaaatttttaaaaagacatgaatgattttttttttttttttttttggctggtaGATAGGACACGACTTAatgcttcactttttttttttttgggagtaaGACATATGATGTTTCAGTTGCTTGTCTCATTTATATGGACATTCTCTCCATTTTACTTAAAATGAAAGATCTTAATTCttcgaaataataataataataataataataaaggatctcaatttgatttgattaaattttgctaagttaattttttaaatccaaTAACTAACGCTACTTTGTACCATCGTTATTAATTTAGAAACGATCTAATATAGTTTAGTGCTAATTTTCTTATatgatttagaattaaaaataaattaataaaatatgattattcaaaattgaatttctaATTGATTacttttcaaggaaaaaaatattccaaaatataataaaaataatatatattatatttctatgaTAATTATCCTATAATAATGTttagaattaaataataaaataaataaaaactaaaaaaatgctGAGAAGGTGCAGGAGAAGAAAAGCACGAATGAAAATGGTGAAGGAAAATTTATTCATTCAAACGGAAACATTAAAAAGAAGGGGGCTTttggtcattttatttaaaatgtagCATCTCTAATGGACTGTTTATTAGTTctgtccttttaaaaaaaattttgctacatcaaataaatagacaatcttttgaaaaaatatcCTCCAATGATGAGGTGCAAAAGATCTATTAAGATGAGAtaggaacaaaaaaaatagaaactgtcTAACAGACCTTTTTCTAATAGAAGGTTTACAAAATGAGTCATAGATTCaacctattttttcttttctcttctcgtcaattcataatttttttcttttttaatatgcCAACTcattacattttaaattttaaataggattcatcaaaaaataaatttaaatagatattatttattaatatatataatgctatCTAAGATTCAATACCTTCgaaattttttaacatataagcTTCAACAGAGAAAATCATTGAAGAAGCTTTTATGATTTAGATTGGGCTTTGATCAAGCCTTTGACAGTTAATATTAGAAATGGATCAATTTCACACACTTTTGGAACCATTCTTGTTTATGAAGTGGTTCAGAATGAATTATTTAACAGTCTGTTAGAGAGTTATTATTaagaattattttaattgatttttcaacAATTATCTAATTGATATTTCTATTAAATCACCAAATGGTCGattttctaataataaaattactaaaaagtgATTTATATTTGTTAATCAACCATAATATGAATCCCTTTTATCTATTTAGAAGTGGTTTAACGGATCTTAAttagtatttttaaaatcattaaataattgaatcattaaataagtaatattttaaaataaaatcgctaaaaatgattttagatattttattttttgtcaaatcTTATAGGAAGTGATTTTACTTTTGCTGCTTTTAAGCTTGTAAATATCACTTTCAATTGCACCCTTAATTACAAAAATGTCTGTctggtaagaaaaaaaaaatcataaaccgTATATTAATTTCTATTAATAATAACGGTTTTAAGACAAATAATGCAATTGCATCTCTAAATAAGCTACGATGTATTGGGAAAAGTGCAAAAACTTCCCTCTCATTGTACTTGGCCTTTTTCTAGTCGCTTCCTTCCATCATGTAGGATTTAATTTCTCGTCCATGGAATTGAAGCTTGGCCATAGCTTCAACACCCCCAGGGGGCGTTTGGTACGTCGGATAGATCCGGATCGGAtaggatcggacaggatcggaTAGGATCGGACAGAATGATTAGTGCAGTACTATATTTGGCATAGTTCCAGACTGAATGATGGACTAATTGTACCATGTTTGGTGCCGAATCAGACTGGATAggactattttgtaattatatttttaattttaaaaaaataaaaattttaaaagttaaatttatatgaaaaaaaaattattacatctaattaaagttgtacatttatatatttatatatttatatatacatgcaaaatatacaaaatttgttgtatacacccacaaataatattaatatataactttagaaatagtttaaaattaacttaaaacatagtatgccataaataacaattaattaaaaataaatatattttaatggtatgcataagacaattgaatattttttcaacccataaattacataaatatattgtttccaaaaccaataaaaataaaattttagtatggtaaatcataaataacaattattcacaaataaagaaataattaacagtatatgtaattaagaacttgttgataatataagaatatccatatccaaattatacgtatatgtatatagatttcacatgtagcaattcaaataacaagtactacataaatataaatatattggattttacaaggataatttacttataaaacaaataagtaaatacacttGTTGATAGCAatccaaatatattatatttaattaaaattgtaaatatcatatttaattaaaaaaaatatgtcttGATGACACCTAATTGACACAAAATTGTAGGCCAATATCACACCTGGATTTTTAAGCAGCTGATTACACCTAAAGCCACATGATTTGTAGTCAGGCTCAATTAATCTCTCTCTAAACTGAGTCTAAGATTGGTAGGTAACTCATCTGATTGTGCTGTTTTCTCATTATGGACGGAATAAGTTCTGCGAGGACCATTTTCATAAGCAACAAAGAAACAGAACTTTGATTGGTGGAATAGCTAGTTCCCATAAACACATTTTAGAAAAGAATaccaatttgaccaaaaatCAAGCTGCAGACTAATCCGAAGAAAGGTAAATGcaattcctttcctaatcaaCCATTCACTCATCATAATATGTGCAGTAAGTTTAAATGAATACAAAGCCAGCAAGACATAGTATGGTAACAGAGAAAATCTTTACAACTCCTTAAGAAAAGGATTGAGACTAGAGAGTAGCATGTAACTGCAACCTCTATACAAtgccattttatttaaaattgctttttttCTGTACTCTTTTAACCATTCCATACTACCATCTTCAATGACGGAACACCTGCCTACTCTCCTATTTACCTCTGTGTGATCAGAGAGTAAGAAAGAATGTTGTATTAAactacaacaaaaaaaaaaggcattgaaAAAGAAGGTTTCTATTAACATTTTCCTTGTCTTTAGTAGCTAACTCAGATGCCACAGCAGCAGTCATAAGAGAGTCAAATTTCTTAGACTTCCCCAGCACAATCTCAAtctgaaagaaaaagagaaagatttcagcaaccaaataaaatataccataggaattttataaaaaaattgttcataAATTAGAACTCCCAACTATGGACAACTAACCTTGGCATCCAATTTGGGGAAAATCCATTCTCAGTCATCTCTTTGTAAATCTTCTTGGCCTGCCAAGGCCTCTTAGCTCTTCCCATAGCATCCAATAAGGTgttataaataaccaaatttgtCTTGGCCCCTATAGCCTTCATCTCCTCATAGACATTCAAACACCCATCGAAATTCCCTGACTGCCCATGAATTTTAATCAAAGTAGAGAATGTCACCGGATCAATGCGCCATTTCTCTGTTCTAGCACGATCATACAAGCTGAAAGCCATATCAACATTACCAGCACGACCATAAGCATCAATCATTGCCGAGTAGGTAACATCATCTGGATCACATCCAAAAGTGGGCATTTTCTCAAACCACTCAACGGCCTTATCAGGGAAAGATGACATCCTAGCATAGCTAATCATAGTTGAAAAGGTAGCATTATCAGGTTTAACACCTCTCtcaagcatttcatcaaacagctTCTCTGCTCTATCCAAGTCCTTACATTTCCTAAACACCTTCAACATTACGTTGTAAAGAATTACTTCCCTCTTAGGTTTCAATTTACTTTGAAAGAACTTGAGAGCAAGCAATGCATTTTTAGGATTAACCATATTATTGAGAACAACCACAGCATCTTGTTCTACTATTCTATCACCTAAATCCTCCAAAACATTCGCAACATCATCTTCAGTGGAATTACAAGAATTCAAAGCTTCAGCTAACCTCACTAGTTTGGTATACCTGGCATCGTAAGATTTCCGTCGAAGCTGTGAAGCTTTGGGGCTACTGGGATTGACCCAGATGTAGCTTTTTGATGAAGAACCACGTTTTCCATCTGGGGTTGGAGAATCTGCAACTTCTGGATTCTGAGTCTCTTGCACAACGGGGTCCTGTAATTTccgagaaattaaaaaaatagaaaggaatGCATTGTGCCTTCCAAATTTGTTGGGaaccaaatggaaaaaaaacaataataaaaaaatatatatgtggagaGAAAGGACTTACGGGGCAATGAAAGGCATGGATTCCATAAGTGAGGGAGGAAGGTGATGAAGAATCGAAGGACTCGCCAGGAAATCTCAAGGATTTGAAGGACCTGTTTGCAAATCCAACAAGTCTGGAGAGGTTGTTCGGTGAGCACATATTATATACGAGCATCaagggtaaaaaaaaacaaaaaagaaaaaagaaaagagaaactgGTTCCATTTTAATGGAAAATTATACGACGCCCTAATTTTTGCAAATCAAAGATAAAGAAAACACATtaaaaacgaagaagaagattaagaagatgaaggagaagaagaagaagaaggaggaggagaagaaggaaaacgAACAGactgaagaagaaaaacagtACTCACCGAGGTTTCAACTCGGAGCGATGCGAACGGTCGGGCGAGAATGGTCTGCGAAAGACACCAGCAAGAGACACCGACGAGAGAAACCACAACCTTCAGTGAGCTTCGGATAAAAAGCTGACCCAGGGGGAAGACGGGTCAGTTTAATCCTCCTCGAAGGGGATTATTTCACTGTAGCGGTTAAATTATCCGCTTCGCCATTTGTTGCTACCAAACATCTGATTGGGATACAATCTTGTACTATCCGATGAAACAAACAGGCCCCCAAGGACCATTTTTCTACCCTCATCAAGGCCTTAATTTCAAAGCCTCTTCTTCCAATCACTGCTGCTAAACTCGAAGTTATTCTAGTCACTGTTGTTGCAGTCTCTTAGTTACCCAAAAAGAGGCTTGggttaattttttggtttattttgttttcatttggcATCTGAGAAAATAAAGGGAAGAAAGTCGTAGGGGTTTTGGATACTGGGTTGTgttctaaatttttttgttttagatggTAAAGCAATTTTGATGAGAAATGTAATTTTTACACACTATTATGCATTATGGTGAGTGATCCATTTATTAATGTATTTGACACACCTTCTTGACCTGATTTGTATTATGTGGCAGCATCACTTTGTTCTTACTTTTGCAAATCaacaaattctttctttttatttggtagATTTGAGTTTGAGGTACCTCGGTCAGTACAGGACAAAATATCGTATCTGCATATAAACAAGGGATCAAGACTTCAAATTAGGGTTGCAATTACCAAAAAAGACTTCAAATTAGGgaaatgttaattaaaaaaatatatatcttctcACATGGTAACCTTTTAAAACAATGCCTGCCCAGTGAATTTAAAGTTACTTCATATTgctttttttcgtttttctttttttgcctcaatttgacAATCAATTATATGGGTATTGAAATGTTCTAATTTGTATAGCAGGACAATGAATCAGCATTTAAATAACATGGAAGAGTTGAAATAGTTTTTGAGATTGGAAAATGGGAGTTTGAGTTTCATCTTCCCTGTGATTCTATCTCgaaaagatggggttccaaacGCATTGCAAAGTTTtcaataaatgatatttattttttcagcgTTGTTTGGTTCGTGCCAATTTGGTGGAAATCTCATACCTTTCAGAAAAGTAAAATCTGTAAGTGTTTGAATGGTTTTTTGCAGGAAGAAAAGGGGGGGTCAATGAGGAATCATTTTTCCAATAATATGATTAATCTTACCCTTACTTCTAATGCATAAGTTTTTAATCAGATTAATTTAAATCTTATCTCTTTTCTTAAACATCAAATACTGCGAAAGAAAATTGACTCCTTATAAACTCATTTATTAAAAACTAATTCATAAAAAGCggttaatttaattcaaaacttTACAATTATGAAACATTATGTGATTCAATAGTTATAAAGcttctaattatattttatcagggaaagaataacaaaaatcaattcacactttttttttttttcctagaaaaagaaagtcatacatttttttaattattggtgCTGAGTTATTAAAAGGAATCCCAGTATGCAGAATAAATTATTAGCATAAACTATGATAAATAAgggaatgaaaataaaaaataaataaaaaag includes:
- the LOC125418114 gene encoding pentatricopeptide repeat-containing protein At4g16390, chloroplastic-like, which produces MVIQEVLRLYPAVIFVSRQALEDVKVGEMLVPKGVNIWIWMLELHRDPELWGPDAYKFNPERFANGVSGACKCPQAYLPFGVGRRVCPGQSLAMVELKILFALIVSNFTLSVSPKYSHSPVYGLLLQPEHDVVILLWFLSSVSLAGVFRRPFSPDRSHRSELKPRSFKSLRFPGESFDSSSPSSLTYGIHAFHCPDPVVQETQNPEVADSPTPDGKRGSSSKSYIWVNPSSPKASQLRRKSYDARYTKLVRLAEALNSCNSTEDDVANVLEDLGDRIVEQDAVVVLNNMVNPKNALLALKFFQSKLKPKREVILYNVMLKVFRKCKDLDRAEKLFDEMLERGVKPDNATFSTMISYARMSSFPDKAVEWFEKMPTFGCDPDDVTYSAMIDAYGRAGNVDMAFSLYDRARTEKWRIDPVTFSTLIKIHGQSGNFDGCLNVYEEMKAIGAKTNLVIYNTLLDAMGRAKRPWQAKKIYKEMTENGFSPNWMPRLRLCWGSLRNLTLL